The Paenibacillus sp. FSL W8-0426 region CATCAACATGACAAGCAGAAACAGCTGCCTCGGTTTCACTTCCTGGTTCATGGTACTCCCTCCCGTCTTCCATATGGATGCCCGTGTCGTATCCGCTTTTTAAGGCAAAGGAAGCCAGTGCTGAATAAGGTGGGCGATCCATACAGATACAAAAAACGTTTTTTTGAGCTGGATGACGTATAACCATATGCCTGTCGTAACAGCGATCAAACCATAGGAAAGCCAGCGGTTTACCGCCGCCGCTTGCCGCAGATGTTTGAAATCCATAAAAAGAACGGCGACGACCATGGCCAAATAGGTAAACAACAGCGGCTTAATCATGGATGATATCCTCCTCGACTACGCCAATCGGCTTGTTGACGATACCGACATTTTCAATGATAATGTGCGGCTCGACCTCAACCGTAATGTCCGGGTAGATATCTCTCCATCGGTCTTTGAGCTTGTCCCATTCTTTCGGATATTTACGATAGATCGCACGGCCCACCCCCAAAATATCGGCCCGATATTTTTTTTGAAGCAGCTGCACGCCTTCTTCAATATCCGCTTTCACTTTTTGATGGATCGCTTTATTTAAACTCATGATCTCGTTTTCCCTAAGATCACCGTAATTGGACTCGTTGTCCACGATGACGCCCTTTGCATACATTTGAATCTTAACGCTGACCTTTCCGTTGACCACATGGGGCCGCAAGGAAGAATTATTCTCGTTTAACTTGATGAAAATATCCCCCTTCCCGCGTGGCGCCTTAACCATGATCTCGGGTTCGTTGGCCTCGCCCATGGCCAAAATAAGCGCGTCTGCCGGAGCTTTGTCTATCATGCCTACCAGTTTATCCTTAATAAATATGGCAATTCCGTCCAGCTTGATGTTTGTTTTTACATTCTTCCAATTTTCAGGGACATTCTCAGTCACGGAAGCGACTGGCAGAAACGGATCGATCCCCTCGGCCAAAATGGAGTCGATAAACGTTTTGAGCGAACGCGGGTGCCGCATGTTCAGCAGACACAGCTCCCGTACCATTTCGGAAGGGAACTTTTCGATAGGGGCATCGGCATCCAGCACTTTATAAGCCGGCCCCCTCGTTACGATCGGCAAGGCCGAGAAACGGTTTAATGGATAACGGGTCAGCAAATCAAGCATGGGGGCAACCCCTTCCTTGGCAAGCTCCTCGCCGATCAGCAATGTACGGCGGTGCGCATAGTACAGCCGTCTGGAAAGTGACTTCTGGCCTTCAAGCGACGTTCCGCGCAGCGTTTTGGCCGTATTGGACAGCATGAACCAGGACTTGTCCCCGCTGGTGCCGCCTCCTCCCCCTTCGCTTCCCGTGGAACCGGCCTGGCCCGGAAGCGCAATCTGCAGGCTTGACCGATAGTTGTTATCCTCCCTGTCAATGGCTATGCCGATGACAAAAGCGATGTCGTTGATTTCCTCGCGATCCCAGCATCCCGAGAGGACAACGGTGAGCAGGAGCAACATCGCCATGGCACGCCGCTTATGCAAATTCAGCATGATCTCACCATCCTTCCTCCGACTCCGGCGACCCGTTGATATTTGGATTCATGCGCCTCTGATCGACATCAACCTTGGAAGGGCGACGAACCATTTTCCACCACGGCACACGCATCACGATATCCTTCGTATCCGATTTATGGTATGGGCTCAATCCGGACAAATACGGAACGCCAAAGGAGGTCATCTGCGTCAGATGCACGGAAATCAGCACAAGCCCGATAACGATGCCATATAGACCCAGCATACCTGCCAGCAGCATGATCGGAAACCGCAGCAAACGCACCGTGATCGCAAAGTTGAACCGGGGAATCGTAAATGACGCGATACCTGTCATCGATACGATAATGACCATGGGCGCAGACACAATGCCGGCCTGAACCGCAGCCTGCCCGATCACGAGCGCGCCCAGGATGCTGACGGCCTGTCCCACCGTTTTGGGCAGCCTGACCCCCGCTTCGCGCAATGCTTCGAAGGATAGTTCCATAATTAGCGCCTCCACCAGTGCAGGAAAAGGAATGGCTTCCCGGGCAGCGGCGATGCTCAGAATGAGCGTGGTCGGCAGCATGTCCTGGTGAAACGTCGTGATCGCGATATACAGCGCCGGAAGGAAAAGCGCAATGGCCACGAAAAGGAATCGGATCCAGCGGATAAGATTCGAAATGAAGAAGCGTTCGTAATAATCCTCGCTGGCCTGAAGCATCTGCCACATCGTGACCGGCGCGATGAGCGCAAACGGCGTTCCGTCCACAAAGATGGCAAATCTCCCCTCCAACAGATTGCCGGCAACCGTGTCCGGACGCTCGGTATAGTGCATTTGCGGGAACGGAGAAAAGGGATGATCCTCGATCAGTTCTTCGATATATCCGCTTTCGAGGATGCCATCGATTTTGATTTTGTTTAACCTTTCCTTCACATCCTTGATCAGCTTGGGATCGGCAATGCCTTCCAAATAGGTCAGCACCACATTGGTTTTCGTTTCGGTGCCCATCGTCATGCTCAGCATTTTCAGCGAGGATGTTTTTAATTTGAAACGAAGCAAGGCCGTGTTCACGCGAAGCGTCTCCGTGAACCCTTCCCTCGGTCCCCTGATGACGGACTCCGTCTGCGGTTCTTCAACGCCGCGGCGAACGCCCCCCTTTACATTGAACAACCAGCCTTCCTTGCTGCCGTCCACAAGCAGCAACACCGATGACTCCAGAAGCCCGTCAGTGGCTTCCGCCCAGGAATCTACCTTTTTGATCTGGGTCAATGCGACTCGCGTGTCGTCCAGAGGCGCTTCCGGCTCATTGGTCCGATCTTCCACCAAGCCTCGAATGAGCGGACGCAGCATATGTTCCTGAATGTCCGAGGAATTGACGATGCCCTCGATGTATACCAGCAATCCTTGCACGTCGGGCGAAATCATGACGTTTCGGAAGACCACGTCCGAGGCATCCGAAAAGATCTCTTTAAGCGCCTCCAGATGGCTCTCATGGGTCGCACCGATGGGCTGCCGGACAAAAGGCGGGGCGGGCAATCCCAATGGAATGTGTTTTTTATTTTGAGAATTGGGGAAAGAAGGTCCTCCCTCCGTTTTGTTTCCAGCCATGTACCGTCCCTCCGTTCTCGAATCTATACACGGTAGCTTGTGCCAGCATAAACGGAATTATGTGTCAATTTTCAAAATGGTGAAATAACAATGCGGTCCATAGGATGTGAACTACAGAAGAACAAATAAAAGGCCACCCGAGTTTGTGTACTCGGATGACCTCTATGTAAAAACGGTGTAAAGGAAACCTTAATGGGTGGGTCTAAGACAATGGACTCATTGCACGTTGGCATCCACTTCCTTGATCATCTCTTGCATAGATTCGAGCCCGCCGCCGGACAGATACCAGTAGTTTGGATCAAGGTATACGATATGACCTTCCTTGAAAGCATTTGTGTTTTTCACCAGATCGTTCTCGATGACCTGCTTGGCCGGAACGGCTTCTCCCTGGCCGGAAACGACCGCGCTGCGATCCACGACAAACAAATAATCCGGATTTTTCTCCATCACGTATTCAAAGGAAACGCTCTGTCCGTGCGTGGACACCTCAATATTTTCATCGGCAGGTTTGAAGCCGAAGACGTCATGAATTACGCCGAACCGGGAACCGGCTCCATATGCGCTCAATTTACCTTCGTTCGTCAGTACGACCAGCGCGTTTTTGCCTGAAGCCTTCACTTTATCGTTCAGCGCTTTAATCGAGGCTTCGATGGAGGAGATGGCTTCTTCAGCCTCTTTTTCCTTGCCGAAAATTTGACCAAGCGTCGTTACGTTCCCTTTCAGGCTGTTCATGTAATCGGCATTGTCCACGGCCATGTAGATGGTAGGGGCAATGTCGCTCAATTCCTCATACGAATCCTGCAAACGCCCCGAAATGATGATCAGGTCCGGTTTCAAGGCATTGACCGCCTCAAAGTCGGCCTCTTTCAGCCCGCCCACGTTGGCGTATTTGCTCTCATCGTTATATTTGGACAGATACGGGGGAACGCCCTCCTGGGGAACGCCCGCAACTTCAACGCCCAATTGGTCGAGGGAATCGAGAACTCCGTAATCGAAGACAACGACCTTTTGCGGATTTTTTTTCACGGTCGTCTCGCCCAGCATATGTTTGACCACGATCTCTCCATCCGTTTCAGCAGGTGTCGAAGCCTGGGTTTCCGTCCCGGACGCATTCCCCTGTCCCGCATTCTCGGCTGATTTCGCTCCACCACATGCCGCCATCACAACAGACAGCGCAAGCAACAACGTGAATAACCATACTTTTTTCATTCGTGAACACCTCTCGCCTTTCATTGTGAATTATGAAAAATAAACGCAAATTTTACGTCCGTCAATCCATTGCACGGGAATGTGCATATCGTAAACCTCTCTCAACACTTCTGTGTCAATGATGTCTTCGGTCCTGCCCTCCTGCACAACTCGCCCATCCTTAAGCGCGACGATATGATCCGAATAACAGGAAGCAAAGTTGATGTCGTGAATGACAATGACGACCGTTTTGCCCAGTTCATCGACCATCCTGCGAAGCACCTTCATAATTTGCACGGAGTGCTTCATGTCCAGATTGTTGAGCGGTTCATCCAGCAGCACGTATTCCGTGTTCTGAGCGATGACCATCGCAATGTAAGCACGCTGCCGCTGGCCGCCGCTCAGTTCATCCAGATACTTTTTCTGAAACGGCCCCAAATCCATATAATTGATCGCTTCCTGAATATGCAGCCTGTCTTCTGGCGTAAGCCTCCCTTGCGAGTACGGAAAGCGTCCAAAAGCAACCAGATCTTCTACGGTCAGCCGGATATTGATATGGTTGGATTGCTTCAGCACCGATATTTTTTTGGAAAGCTCCTTGCTTTTCCAGGTCCCGAGCTCGCGCCCCTCAATAAGCACCTGGCCGGAATCCTTCTCAATCAATCTCGTAATCATGGATAACAGCGTGCTTTTCCCCGCACCATTCGGGCCGATGAACGAAGTGATCTTGCCTTTGGCGATGTTTATGGAGACATCATCCACTACCCGGACTCCGCCGTATTGTTTTGTGACATTTCTGACTTCTATCACGACTTATTCTCCTTTAGCAGCAAATAGATGAAATAGACACCGCCGATAAAATTGATAATGACGCTCACTGTAGTGGCAAAGGTAAATACTCTTTCAACGATCAGCTGCCCGCCGACCAACGCTACGATCGAGATCATCACGGAGCCCCACAGCAGCACGATATGCCTATGGGTTCTGAATACTTGATGGGCCACGTTCGCCACAAGCAGGCCCAGGA contains the following coding sequences:
- a CDS encoding Ger(x)C family spore germination protein, which gives rise to MLNLHKRRAMAMLLLLTVVLSGCWDREEINDIAFVIGIAIDREDNNYRSSLQIALPGQAGSTGSEGGGGGTSGDKSWFMLSNTAKTLRGTSLEGQKSLSRRLYYAHRRTLLIGEELAKEGVAPMLDLLTRYPLNRFSALPIVTRGPAYKVLDADAPIEKFPSEMVRELCLLNMRHPRSLKTFIDSILAEGIDPFLPVASVTENVPENWKNVKTNIKLDGIAIFIKDKLVGMIDKAPADALILAMGEANEPEIMVKAPRGKGDIFIKLNENNSSLRPHVVNGKVSVKIQMYAKGVIVDNESNYGDLRENEIMSLNKAIHQKVKADIEEGVQLLQKKYRADILGVGRAIYRKYPKEWDKLKDRWRDIYPDITVEVEPHIIIENVGIVNKPIGVVEEDIIHD
- a CDS encoding ABC transporter ATP-binding protein produces the protein MIEVRNVTKQYGGVRVVDDVSINIAKGKITSFIGPNGAGKSTLLSMITRLIEKDSGQVLIEGRELGTWKSKELSKKISVLKQSNHINIRLTVEDLVAFGRFPYSQGRLTPEDRLHIQEAINYMDLGPFQKKYLDELSGGQRQRAYIAMVIAQNTEYVLLDEPLNNLDMKHSVQIMKVLRRMVDELGKTVVIVIHDINFASCYSDHIVALKDGRVVQEGRTEDIIDTEVLREVYDMHIPVQWIDGRKICVYFS
- a CDS encoding spore germination protein, whose amino-acid sequence is MAGNKTEGGPSFPNSQNKKHIPLGLPAPPFVRQPIGATHESHLEALKEIFSDASDVVFRNVMISPDVQGLLVYIEGIVNSSDIQEHMLRPLIRGLVEDRTNEPEAPLDDTRVALTQIKKVDSWAEATDGLLESSVLLLVDGSKEGWLFNVKGGVRRGVEEPQTESVIRGPREGFTETLRVNTALLRFKLKTSSLKMLSMTMGTETKTNVVLTYLEGIADPKLIKDVKERLNKIKIDGILESGYIEELIEDHPFSPFPQMHYTERPDTVAGNLLEGRFAIFVDGTPFALIAPVTMWQMLQASEDYYERFFISNLIRWIRFLFVAIALFLPALYIAITTFHQDMLPTTLILSIAAAREAIPFPALVEALIMELSFEALREAGVRLPKTVGQAVSILGALVIGQAAVQAGIVSAPMVIIVSMTGIASFTIPRFNFAITVRLLRFPIMLLAGMLGLYGIVIGLVLISVHLTQMTSFGVPYLSGLSPYHKSDTKDIVMRVPWWKMVRRPSKVDVDQRRMNPNINGSPESEEGW
- a CDS encoding siderophore ABC transporter substrate-binding protein, yielding MKKVWLFTLLLALSVVMAACGGAKSAENAGQGNASGTETQASTPAETDGEIVVKHMLGETTVKKNPQKVVVFDYGVLDSLDQLGVEVAGVPQEGVPPYLSKYNDESKYANVGGLKEADFEAVNALKPDLIIISGRLQDSYEELSDIAPTIYMAVDNADYMNSLKGNVTTLGQIFGKEKEAEEAISSIEASIKALNDKVKASGKNALVVLTNEGKLSAYGAGSRFGVIHDVFGFKPADENIEVSTHGQSVSFEYVMEKNPDYLFVVDRSAVVSGQGEAVPAKQVIENDLVKNTNAFKEGHIVYLDPNYWYLSGGGLESMQEMIKEVDANVQ